From Pseudomonas poae, the proteins below share one genomic window:
- a CDS encoding molecular chaperone produces MFRHWREALSITFVMAMTVASSASASVVLNGTRVIFPASANEKTLQFSNEGPVPYAVQVWLDKGNANSTAATADAPFVATPPVFRINANGGQSVRLIKTAADFPTDRESLFYLNFLQIPALQASSEQANRLLITTVSRLKVFYRPDNLQGSPEKVGEHLTFKRELKDGKNQLRVENPTGYFAVIREARLSQDAHTAALAESVILAPHSVQSWPLPAQAQKLSVGSHITLTLVNDYGADVTHELTLEP; encoded by the coding sequence ATGTTCAGACATTGGCGCGAAGCACTTTCAATTACCTTCGTCATGGCCATGACAGTAGCCAGCTCCGCCAGCGCCAGTGTAGTGCTAAACGGAACTCGGGTTATTTTCCCTGCCTCAGCCAACGAAAAAACCCTGCAGTTCAGCAACGAGGGGCCAGTGCCTTACGCGGTGCAGGTCTGGTTGGACAAAGGCAACGCGAACTCCACCGCCGCTACTGCCGATGCCCCGTTTGTGGCGACTCCACCCGTGTTCCGGATTAACGCCAACGGCGGCCAGTCTGTGCGACTGATCAAAACCGCCGCAGATTTTCCGACCGACCGAGAGTCGCTGTTCTATCTTAATTTTTTGCAAATTCCTGCACTGCAGGCGAGCTCAGAGCAGGCCAACCGATTACTCATAACAACGGTAAGTCGACTGAAGGTGTTTTATCGCCCCGACAACCTGCAAGGAAGTCCCGAAAAAGTTGGCGAGCACTTAACGTTCAAACGTGAACTCAAGGACGGCAAAAACCAACTGCGCGTCGAAAACCCCACGGGCTATTTTGCGGTCATCCGCGAGGCACGCCTTAGCCAGGATGCGCACACTGCAGCACTGGCCGAGTCGGTGATACTCGCGCCGCACTCCGTCCAGTCATGGCCACTTCCTGCGCAGGCGCAAAAGCTGTCGGTTGGCAGTCACATCACGCTGACGCTAGTGAATGATTACGGTGCAGATGTCACCCATGAGTTGACGCTTGAACCGTGA
- a CDS encoding fimbrial biogenesis outer membrane usher protein: MNRDRPLAVLRRLRAACLRQWVLAALCTGCYTVAGYGAEPESSDGYRFDDSLLPGGIPGMGSLARFNRVDAIDPGEYQVELYMNKRFIDRVSINFTAQPDGGVKACLQRDLLLRLEVLDSAIRTPDKGGCDTLEHLVDGASSSFDPAQLRLDLSVPQIMTKQRPRGFVATENLDSGTTIGFVNYSASQYHASYSGTYANRTDSSYLALNEGVNFGLWRLRQQSQLHYDNLQGGRWDITRTYLQRALPALDSELTAGEGFTSGRFFSSMNYLGIELTSDPRMRPDSLRGYAPTVRGIAKTHAQVVIRQNGSELYQTSVAPGPFEINDLTTSGYSGDLEVIVKEADGTVSSFSVPNSALPESLRPGDSRYSFALGKSRDTGSAAPFSEFTYQRGLDNSFTANTGLRIAQGYQALAIGGVYGNWLGAFGLDSTFSRAELPGEGTQEGWMLRLGYSRTFEPTRTSFALTAYQYSTTGYRDLNDVLGLRAADAQGKTWRSNTYQQRSRLEVSVNQSLDKWGNLFLSGARQDYRGQRESDTQLQFGYSKTFGNGLSVSLSVGRQRVGGYLSDRGNPYIEPDDLSRQGDTAGLTIDGTRQTLSLLSVSFPLGSSGKSSTPYVSTSISQSAQTTLTQASLSGTLGEQRPLSYSVDTSRDSAARTTTLGAGLQQQTAYASIGGSVSQGEDYWQMSANARGAAALHSGGLTLGPYLGDSFALVEAQGARGAALMNAQGASIDGRGYALLPHYCPTATTTLA, translated from the coding sequence TTGAACCGTGACAGACCACTTGCCGTGTTGCGCCGCCTTCGAGCCGCCTGCTTGCGCCAATGGGTACTAGCTGCGCTGTGCACAGGCTGCTACACGGTCGCAGGCTATGGCGCAGAGCCGGAGTCGAGTGACGGCTACCGATTCGACGACAGCCTGCTGCCTGGCGGCATACCGGGAATGGGTTCGCTGGCACGCTTCAATCGTGTCGATGCTATTGATCCAGGTGAATATCAAGTCGAGCTGTACATGAACAAGCGCTTTATTGATCGCGTGAGCATTAACTTCACTGCGCAACCCGACGGTGGTGTGAAAGCGTGCCTGCAGCGCGATTTACTCTTGCGCCTGGAAGTACTCGACAGCGCCATTCGCACGCCAGACAAAGGCGGCTGCGATACCTTGGAGCATCTTGTTGATGGCGCTTCGAGCAGCTTCGATCCGGCACAACTGCGCTTGGACTTGAGCGTACCGCAGATCATGACCAAACAGCGCCCACGCGGTTTCGTAGCAACCGAAAATCTTGACTCCGGCACGACCATTGGTTTCGTCAACTACAGCGCAAGCCAATATCACGCCAGCTACTCCGGCACTTACGCGAATCGAACCGACTCAAGCTATCTGGCGCTCAACGAAGGCGTCAACTTCGGTCTATGGCGCCTGCGCCAACAATCCCAACTCCACTATGACAATCTGCAAGGTGGCCGCTGGGACATCACCCGCACCTACCTTCAACGCGCGTTGCCTGCGCTGGACAGTGAACTGACTGCGGGCGAGGGCTTCACTTCCGGGCGTTTTTTTTCCAGCATGAACTACCTCGGCATTGAACTGACCAGTGATCCGCGCATGCGTCCGGACTCGCTACGCGGCTATGCGCCGACAGTCCGAGGAATCGCCAAAACCCACGCCCAAGTAGTGATCCGCCAGAACGGCAGCGAGCTGTATCAGACCTCCGTCGCCCCTGGCCCGTTTGAAATCAACGACCTGACCACCAGCGGCTACAGCGGCGATCTGGAAGTCATCGTTAAAGAAGCCGACGGTACCGTCAGCAGCTTCAGCGTACCCAATTCGGCCCTGCCAGAGAGTTTGCGTCCTGGCGACTCACGCTACAGCTTTGCTTTAGGTAAAAGTCGCGATACCGGCAGCGCCGCGCCGTTCAGCGAGTTTACCTATCAGCGTGGTCTGGACAACAGCTTCACCGCCAACACCGGCCTGCGTATCGCCCAGGGCTACCAGGCACTGGCCATTGGCGGCGTCTACGGCAACTGGCTCGGAGCATTTGGCCTGGACAGCACATTCTCCAGAGCCGAACTGCCCGGTGAAGGCACCCAAGAAGGCTGGATGCTGCGCTTAGGCTACAGCCGAACGTTCGAACCGACCCGCACCAGCTTTGCACTGACCGCCTACCAGTACTCAACGACAGGCTACCGCGACCTGAATGACGTATTGGGCCTGCGCGCTGCTGATGCACAGGGCAAGACGTGGCGCTCGAACACCTACCAGCAACGGTCGCGCCTGGAAGTATCGGTCAATCAAAGTCTGGATAAATGGGGCAACCTGTTTCTGTCCGGTGCTAGACAGGACTATCGCGGGCAGCGCGAAAGCGACACACAACTGCAATTCGGCTATTCGAAAACCTTCGGCAACGGCCTCAGCGTGAGCCTGTCGGTGGGCCGCCAACGTGTCGGCGGCTACCTTAGTGATCGCGGCAACCCATACATCGAGCCCGACGATCTGAGCCGTCAGGGCGATACCGCAGGGCTTACCATTGACGGCACCCGCCAAACCTTGAGCCTGCTCTCAGTATCCTTCCCGTTGGGTTCGTCGGGGAAATCCAGCACGCCCTACGTGAGCACCTCCATCAGCCAAAGCGCTCAGACCACCCTTACCCAGGCCTCATTATCCGGTACGCTCGGCGAGCAGCGCCCACTGAGCTACAGCGTGGATACCTCGCGTGACAGCGCTGCACGCACGACTACACTGGGTGCAGGCCTGCAACAGCAAACCGCCTATGCCAGCATCGGCGGCAGCGTTTCCCAAGGCGAGGATTATTGGCAAATGTCAGCCAACGCGCGCGGTGCGGCAGCACTGCACAGTGGTGGCCTGACGTTGGGGCCTTATCTGGGTGACAGCTTTGCCTTGGTCGAAGCCCAAGGCGCGCGCGGTGCAGCATTGATGAACGCCCAGGGTGCGAGCATAGACGGGCGTGGCTACGCCCTGCTCCCTCACTATTGCCCTACCGCTACAACAACATTGGCCTGA
- a CDS encoding fimbrial protein gives MFESTRLRLALVFSLGLFVSTSAHANCQQKYNGWANWDGNSVQIKAGRINLSSSYLQPAGTPLATTITSPNDWLGADTVLFECDLADKDSLYELFATNGDDRLGGYWEIGNGAGTAINDGLPGVYATYFPYVGIKITHLDSGKVFSRYWQESKITRYDVVGNKLQVKPKHLSALKAELIKVSATPPEGGSGSNYCGAQAQVVSSTASYNYACTQPNAYVTFKAPGLVYDPVGSDSNTNYRFWGPGNGIAYGLRNASTLSATSTCVARNVTPVVTFPTISVQQLSSGESREAQFTVELECSNSATSGVQSSQTALGIQVSQPAFAKAQELGLVNSYGGVDYLLSNGYGIDPGVATGVGISLRDSAAGNPMNFVGWPGNTGANNPTGKLAGWYPVLDQATSQGESAAGYTRYTKVITAVLEKLPRLQPTAGRVDATAYVLVKIQ, from the coding sequence ATGTTTGAATCAACCCGACTACGTCTTGCTCTTGTGTTTAGCCTTGGGCTATTTGTGAGTACTTCTGCGCATGCCAATTGCCAACAAAAATACAACGGCTGGGCCAATTGGGATGGCAACTCTGTACAAATCAAGGCCGGACGCATCAACCTCAGCTCAAGCTACCTGCAGCCGGCGGGTACTCCTCTGGCCACCACCATTACCTCGCCTAACGATTGGTTGGGAGCGGATACCGTGTTGTTTGAATGCGACTTGGCCGATAAGGATAGTCTCTACGAATTGTTCGCCACCAATGGCGACGACCGCCTGGGCGGATACTGGGAAATTGGCAACGGCGCAGGCACCGCTATCAACGATGGCTTGCCGGGTGTCTATGCCACGTACTTCCCTTATGTGGGTATAAAGATAACGCACCTGGATTCAGGTAAGGTTTTTTCGCGCTACTGGCAGGAAAGCAAGATCACCCGTTATGACGTGGTCGGCAACAAGCTGCAAGTCAAACCCAAGCATTTGAGCGCACTCAAGGCAGAATTGATCAAGGTCTCCGCTACCCCGCCCGAAGGCGGCAGCGGGAGCAACTATTGTGGCGCGCAGGCACAAGTCGTCAGCTCGACAGCCAGCTATAATTACGCCTGCACCCAGCCTAACGCCTATGTAACGTTCAAGGCGCCCGGGCTTGTTTACGATCCGGTGGGATCTGACAGCAACACCAATTATCGATTTTGGGGGCCCGGCAACGGCATCGCCTACGGTTTACGTAATGCCTCGACCTTGAGCGCGACGTCGACTTGTGTAGCGCGCAATGTCACCCCCGTCGTAACCTTTCCGACCATCAGCGTTCAGCAACTGAGCAGCGGAGAAAGTCGCGAGGCTCAATTCACGGTCGAACTTGAGTGCAGCAACAGCGCCACTTCCGGAGTTCAATCGAGTCAGACCGCGCTCGGTATTCAGGTCTCGCAACCAGCCTTCGCCAAAGCTCAGGAACTGGGCTTGGTCAACAGCTATGGTGGCGTCGATTATCTGCTTTCCAATGGCTATGGCATCGACCCTGGCGTGGCCACCGGGGTTGGGATCAGCCTGCGCGACAGCGCCGCCGGCAACCCGATGAACTTCGTTGGTTGGCCTGGCAATACGGGGGCGAACAACCCCACCGGCAAGCTGGCGGGCTGGTACCCGGTATTGGATCAAGCCACGTCTCAGGGCGAAAGTGCAGCTGGCTATACTCGATACACAAAGGTAATCACTGCCGTGCTGGAAAAGCTGCCACGGCTGCAACCCACTGCAGGTCGAGTCGATGCGACTGCTTATGTGCTGGTGAAAATCCAATGA
- a CDS encoding molecular chaperone: MNRVSQQLASSLLAALLGLISTSCSAGVMADRTRLIFQEGQARQTLTLANTNVYPVVVQTWIDKGQGDKLPQNIVSAFIAMPAVFRLQPSALQNLQIILTDPALPKDRESLFWLNLYEIPPRNDASATDATRVTLAMNTQLKIFYRPKGLPSSPEQLTDSLHFRLEKTTQGLTLVCRNDSPYHASFASLGLIRDGQGVARVTDTDLLSSPYSERRYHVDQSLLKSQETVQLNYDLIDDTGRIRSGRAMLQ, encoded by the coding sequence ATGAACCGTGTCAGTCAGCAACTTGCTTCATCGCTCTTGGCCGCACTGCTGGGGTTAATCAGTACATCCTGTTCAGCTGGGGTAATGGCGGACCGCACTCGCCTGATTTTTCAGGAAGGGCAAGCACGACAAACGCTCACGCTCGCGAATACCAATGTCTACCCGGTGGTAGTGCAGACCTGGATAGACAAAGGCCAGGGCGACAAACTGCCGCAGAATATCGTGTCAGCCTTTATTGCTATGCCAGCGGTGTTCCGCCTGCAACCTTCTGCACTGCAAAATCTTCAGATAATCCTAACCGACCCAGCGCTGCCCAAAGACCGAGAGTCGCTGTTCTGGCTCAACCTGTACGAGATTCCACCCCGTAACGATGCGAGCGCGACGGACGCGACTCGCGTGACCCTAGCCATGAACACCCAATTGAAAATTTTCTATCGCCCTAAAGGTCTGCCTTCCTCGCCAGAGCAGCTCACGGACTCACTGCACTTTCGCCTTGAAAAAACCACCCAGGGCCTGACCCTGGTCTGTCGCAACGACAGCCCCTATCACGCTTCATTTGCGTCCCTGGGCTTAATCCGGGATGGGCAAGGCGTTGCCCGTGTGACTGACACCGATCTGCTTAGCAGCCCTTACAGTGAACGTCGCTACCATGTTGACCAAAGCCTGCTAAAAAGCCAGGAAACGGTGCAATTGAACTATGATTTGATCGACGACACGGGCCGTATTCGTTCAGGGCGCGCAATGCTGCAGTGA
- a CDS encoding response regulator transcription factor translates to MNLRIVIADDHPIVLLGTQLLLEKNGCGIVTGQAKSPEELEVVLSKTPCDLLVTDFAMPGSQRDGLAMLRRLRQLYPTLKIIVLTSLQNSSLVLSILNLNVNGVIEKNADPAELSLAIKHVMNNKIFLSDFFRKALADECIISPEKTTIKLAPKEIEVIRLLAAGYTPSEIADKLSRSIKTISWTKISAKGKLGITSDAELFEYCRNARLIS, encoded by the coding sequence GTGAACCTTCGCATTGTCATCGCCGATGACCACCCGATCGTCCTGCTAGGCACCCAACTGTTGTTGGAGAAAAATGGTTGCGGCATCGTTACCGGCCAAGCCAAAAGCCCTGAAGAACTCGAAGTCGTTTTAAGCAAGACCCCTTGTGATCTGTTGGTGACGGATTTCGCCATGCCGGGTAGCCAGCGGGATGGGCTTGCAATGCTCAGGCGCCTGAGACAGCTTTACCCGACGTTGAAAATCATCGTTCTCACCTCGCTGCAAAATTCCAGCTTGGTATTGAGCATCTTGAATTTGAACGTGAACGGGGTAATTGAAAAAAACGCAGACCCGGCAGAGCTGTCGCTCGCTATAAAACACGTCATGAATAACAAAATATTCTTGAGTGACTTTTTCCGCAAAGCACTGGCTGATGAATGCATTATTAGCCCGGAAAAAACCACCATAAAGCTGGCCCCCAAAGAAATCGAAGTCATCCGTCTGCTAGCCGCGGGCTATACCCCCAGCGAAATTGCGGACAAACTATCACGTAGTATAAAAACCATCAGTTGGACCAAAATTTCAGCTAAAGGCAAGCTAGGGATCACGTCTGATGCCGAGCTATTTGAGTACTGCCGCAATGCCAGATTGATCAGCTAG
- a CDS encoding LysR family transcriptional regulator yields MDRLTAAKVFLETVARGSISAAATHLDMSRAMATRYIGVMEEWAEIRLLHRTTRRLSLTAAGEQLLPICKELVALSTDVKVLGAQAESAPKGLLRVTAPSIFAEYCLTDLLMEFLQLYPAVTIDLQIADGMTNLAQEGIDLAIRVTSNLDPGVIAKKLGEVDSFICASPAYLQRHGMPGDVRDLAVHNCLTYTYYGRSLWHFIVNGENVSVPVTGSFSTNEASIIVRAALSGTGVSMLPHFAAAQAIKDGRLVRLFAEHRIKPIGIHAVYLSRQRMPNALKALIDFLSMRLAD; encoded by the coding sequence ATGGACCGATTGACAGCGGCAAAAGTATTTCTTGAAACGGTAGCCAGGGGCAGCATCTCGGCGGCGGCCACGCACCTGGATATGTCCAGGGCGATGGCCACACGCTACATCGGCGTGATGGAGGAGTGGGCCGAAATCCGCTTGCTGCACAGGACCACACGCAGACTCAGCCTCACGGCAGCGGGCGAGCAACTGCTACCGATTTGCAAAGAACTCGTAGCGCTGTCGACAGACGTCAAGGTGCTGGGGGCGCAAGCCGAGAGTGCGCCCAAGGGGTTGCTCAGGGTTACTGCACCGTCGATCTTTGCCGAATATTGCCTGACGGACCTGCTGATGGAATTTCTTCAGCTATACCCGGCTGTCACCATCGATTTGCAGATTGCCGATGGCATGACCAATCTTGCGCAAGAGGGGATTGACCTGGCGATCAGGGTGACGAGCAACCTCGATCCGGGCGTTATCGCGAAGAAGCTCGGCGAAGTGGACTCGTTCATCTGCGCAAGCCCTGCCTATCTCCAGCGCCATGGCATGCCTGGGGACGTGCGAGACCTGGCTGTCCACAATTGCCTGACCTACACGTATTACGGACGCAGCCTCTGGCATTTCATCGTCAACGGTGAAAACGTCAGCGTGCCTGTCACCGGCAGCTTCAGCACCAACGAAGCGTCGATCATCGTGCGCGCTGCGTTGAGCGGAACAGGCGTTTCGATGCTACCGCATTTTGCCGCCGCGCAGGCCATCAAGGACGGGCGTCTGGTTCGACTGTTTGCTGAGCATCGCATCAAGCCTATCGGTATCCATGCCGTTTACCTGTCACGCCAGCGAATGCCGAACGCGCTCAAGGCGTTGATAGACTTTCTGTCAATGCGTCTGGCCGATTGA
- a CDS encoding arginase family protein, with protein sequence MPDANGKTLRLLFPQWQGGNNPPYHLGAQLLSWLAPEHSGPVEEVPVSLPDGSPLALEGGIVGRSALLRQLHAARALIDKHQPDRLVVLGGDCLVDLAPFAYLNERYEGDLAILWVDAHPDILTPKDFQHAHAMVLGSLLGEGDPDFLKAVKRPVKPANVMYAGLQPTMDVETAMIARLGLQSASPEELAHSSTPVLQWLKSTGARHLAIHFDLDVLDPTLFRSLLFANPDVPASTWHGVAQGKMTMEQVIRLLADVANVVDVVGIGIAEHLPWDALALKNMLTRLPLMGEPQAK encoded by the coding sequence ATGCCCGACGCCAACGGCAAGACCCTGCGATTGCTGTTCCCGCAATGGCAAGGTGGCAACAATCCGCCCTATCACTTGGGCGCTCAGTTGCTGTCCTGGCTGGCGCCTGAACACAGCGGCCCGGTCGAAGAGGTGCCCGTCAGCCTGCCGGACGGCTCGCCACTTGCGCTGGAAGGCGGCATCGTCGGCCGCAGCGCGTTGCTGCGCCAGTTGCACGCGGCGCGTGCGCTGATCGACAAGCATCAACCGGATCGCCTCGTTGTTCTGGGCGGCGACTGCCTGGTGGATCTGGCGCCCTTTGCTTACCTCAACGAACGCTACGAGGGTGATTTAGCCATTCTCTGGGTTGATGCCCACCCGGACATTCTGACGCCCAAAGACTTCCAGCACGCCCACGCGATGGTACTGGGAAGCCTGCTGGGCGAAGGCGACCCCGACTTTCTCAAAGCGGTAAAGCGCCCGGTCAAACCTGCCAATGTGATGTATGCGGGCCTGCAACCAACGATGGACGTTGAAACAGCCATGATTGCCAGGCTGGGGCTGCAAAGCGCGAGCCCTGAAGAACTCGCGCACTCCAGCACACCTGTCTTGCAGTGGCTGAAATCGACAGGCGCCAGGCATCTGGCGATCCACTTCGACCTGGACGTGCTGGACCCGACGTTGTTTCGTTCATTGCTGTTCGCCAACCCTGACGTTCCTGCCAGCACATGGCACGGCGTCGCTCAGGGAAAAATGACCATGGAACAGGTGATTCGCCTGCTCGCTGATGTGGCCAACGTCGTCGATGTGGTTGGAATCGGCATTGCCGAACACCTGCCGTGGGACGCCTTGGCACTTAAAAACATGTTGACCAGATTGCCGCTGATGGGCGAGCCGCAAGCGAAATAG
- a CDS encoding DUF1254 domain-containing protein: MHALIRGTGFCLPSLLSILISTGACADFTATPSEARAIAKEAYLYGFPVVEMYKTLYTQAVDKSGPNFKAPFNHIGNTAQVFTPKDTAFVTPNSDTPYSFVWLDLRAEPVVLTLPKIEDNRYYSVQLIDLYTQNFGYLGTRTTGNNGGHYMVAGPDWKGQQPTDIDRVVYSESNIAYALYRTQLFDDKDLGKVKQIQSGYKVQPLSNYVNQPKPTQPLKIAWPKPTPDMSDSPHLFRYLNFILGYAAPQDSEKDLLARFARIGIEAGKPFDLKALTVEQRKALEDGIADGKAEFAAFKKDKIDTHQVASGDFFGTRDHLNNNYLYRYVGANLGIFGNSTDEAAYLSYFVDSEGQPANGARHSYTVHFAKDQLPPADAFWSLTLYDAKTKLLVPNLKQRYLLNSRMLPGFKLDADGGLTLLVAHHEPPKSEQSNWLPAPPGPFYAILRIYLPKPEVGNGQWKLPPLTPIK, encoded by the coding sequence ATGCACGCTCTGATTCGTGGTACCGGTTTCTGCCTGCCATCCCTGCTCTCAATACTCATCAGCACCGGCGCCTGCGCCGACTTCACCGCTACGCCGAGCGAAGCCCGGGCCATCGCCAAGGAAGCCTACCTCTATGGCTTCCCGGTGGTAGAGATGTACAAGACCCTCTACACCCAGGCCGTCGACAAGAGCGGGCCGAACTTCAAGGCGCCGTTCAACCATATCGGCAACACCGCGCAAGTGTTCACGCCCAAAGACACTGCATTCGTGACGCCGAACTCCGACACGCCCTACTCCTTCGTCTGGCTGGACCTGCGCGCCGAACCGGTGGTGCTGACCCTGCCGAAGATCGAGGACAATCGCTACTACTCGGTGCAGTTGATCGACCTGTACACGCAGAACTTCGGCTACTTGGGTACCCGCACCACCGGCAACAACGGCGGGCACTACATGGTGGCGGGCCCCGACTGGAAAGGTCAGCAGCCCACTGACATCGATCGCGTGGTGTACAGCGAAAGCAACATCGCCTACGCGCTGTACCGCACGCAATTGTTCGATGACAAGGACCTGGGCAAGGTCAAGCAGATCCAAAGCGGCTACAAGGTTCAGCCCCTCAGCAACTATGTGAATCAGCCAAAACCCACCCAGCCGCTGAAGATCGCGTGGCCCAAGCCGACACCCGACATGAGCGACAGCCCCCACCTGTTCCGCTACCTGAACTTCATACTCGGCTACGCAGCCCCTCAGGACAGCGAAAAAGACCTGCTGGCGCGTTTTGCCAGGATCGGCATCGAGGCGGGCAAGCCGTTTGACCTCAAGGCCCTGACGGTTGAGCAACGCAAAGCCCTGGAAGACGGGATCGCCGACGGCAAGGCAGAGTTTGCCGCGTTCAAAAAGGACAAGATCGACACTCACCAGGTCGCCAGCGGCGACTTTTTCGGCACGCGGGACCACCTGAACAACAATTATCTGTATCGCTACGTGGGCGCCAACCTCGGAATCTTCGGCAACTCGACAGACGAAGCCGCCTACCTGAGCTATTTCGTCGACAGCGAAGGCCAACCGGCCAATGGCGCCCGTCACAGCTACACCGTGCATTTTGCCAAGGACCAGTTGCCACCCGCCGACGCGTTCTGGTCACTGACCCTGTACGACGCCAAGACCAAGCTGCTGGTGCCCAACCTGAAGCAACGTTACCTGCTCAACTCGCGGATGCTGCCCGGCTTCAAACTCGACGCCGACGGCGGCCTGACCCTGCTGGTGGCGCATCACGAGCCACCGAAATCCGAGCAAAGCAACTGGCTGCCGGCGCCTCCAGGTCCGTTCTACGCCATATTGCGCATCTACCTGCCCAAGCCTGAAGTGGGTAACGGCCAGTGGAAGCTGCCACCGCTTACGCCGATCAAATAG
- a CDS encoding transporter, whose amino-acid sequence MVSRSQMSAFTAATLALLPGLGFADNARDWQNTPTDLNMVFGYYNRLDTNTPIDTSLPITGLSLNADVYLFRYARSFGIDGRNSAIQIIQPYADISASFDNAQFFSGTKHNGGMGDTQLVFAHNFFGGPALTAAEFAKWTPETFLTGAFWLTIPNGDYDKDRIINIGSNRWVFKPEIGFGTPIGPTWLEINTYVSLFGDNKDYHGDSKLEQKPLYAIEGHYSYTLNRALWVSLDATYNRGGESKIDGDWQDNKQENGLLGASLGFMLTPQFGGLLAYSDTVSERTGSPDVNTWTFRLQYVW is encoded by the coding sequence ATGGTTTCACGTAGTCAAATGAGTGCGTTTACCGCCGCCACGCTGGCACTGCTGCCAGGGCTGGGGTTTGCCGACAATGCCAGAGACTGGCAAAACACTCCGACGGATCTGAACATGGTGTTCGGCTACTACAACCGGCTGGACACCAACACGCCGATCGACACCTCGCTGCCGATTACCGGCCTGTCATTGAATGCCGACGTCTACCTGTTTCGTTATGCCCGTTCATTCGGCATTGACGGGCGCAACAGCGCGATCCAGATCATCCAGCCCTACGCCGATATTTCGGCATCGTTCGACAATGCGCAATTTTTCAGCGGCACCAAGCACAACGGTGGCATGGGCGATACCCAGCTGGTGTTTGCCCACAACTTCTTCGGCGGCCCCGCATTGACCGCCGCAGAATTTGCAAAATGGACGCCCGAGACATTTCTCACCGGGGCCTTCTGGCTGACGATACCCAACGGCGACTACGACAAGGACCGCATCATTAACATCGGCTCCAATCGTTGGGTGTTCAAGCCGGAAATCGGTTTTGGCACCCCGATTGGCCCGACCTGGCTGGAAATCAACACCTATGTGTCGCTGTTCGGTGACAACAAGGATTACCACGGCGACAGCAAGCTGGAACAAAAGCCGCTGTACGCGATTGAAGGGCACTACAGCTACACCCTCAACCGGGCCCTGTGGGTGTCGCTGGATGCCACCTACAACCGGGGCGGCGAAAGCAAAATCGACGGTGACTGGCAGGACAACAAGCAGGAAAACGGCCTGCTGGGTGCCAGCCTCGGCTTTATGCTGACACCCCAGTTCGGCGGGCTGCTGGCCTACTCCGACACCGTTTCCGAGCGCACCGGCTCACCCGATGTGAACACCTGGACCTTCCGCCTGCAGTACGTCTGGTGA
- a CDS encoding MoxR family ATPase, which produces MTALNDLTALQASIAESVLGQDQVIRQILIGLLANGHLLLESLPGLAKTRTVKALARHLEAKMSRIQFTPDLLPSDITGAEVLHQVDGQNQIRFQPGPLFGNLILADEINRAPAKVQAALLEAMEERQITVAGASHPLPELFIVVATQNPIEQEGTYPLPEAQMDRFLMKVLLDYPSAENESQVLRLLREEEQRAATAATQGFTLGPEVIFAARKEVSAVKVSPAIDRYLIDLINATRHPADYDADLARWISLGASPRGGIGLDRAARADAWLQGQTFVTPDNVRTVAHPVLRHRLQLSYDAVAEGVSADQVLDRLLAKVAIPA; this is translated from the coding sequence ATGACAGCGCTCAACGATTTAACCGCCCTGCAAGCCAGCATCGCCGAAAGCGTGCTGGGCCAGGACCAGGTGATCCGGCAGATCCTCATCGGCCTGCTGGCCAACGGTCACTTACTGCTCGAAAGCCTGCCGGGGCTGGCCAAGACCCGCACGGTCAAGGCCCTGGCCCGGCACCTGGAGGCGAAGATGAGCCGTATCCAGTTCACCCCCGACCTGCTGCCCTCGGACATAACCGGCGCCGAAGTGCTGCACCAGGTAGACGGCCAGAACCAGATCCGCTTCCAGCCAGGCCCGCTGTTCGGCAACCTGATCCTCGCCGATGAAATCAACCGCGCCCCGGCCAAGGTCCAGGCGGCGTTGCTGGAAGCCATGGAAGAACGCCAGATCACCGTGGCCGGCGCCAGCCATCCGCTGCCCGAGCTGTTTATCGTGGTCGCCACCCAGAACCCCATCGAACAGGAAGGCACTTACCCACTGCCCGAAGCGCAGATGGACCGGTTCCTGATGAAGGTCCTGTTGGATTACCCCAGCGCCGAGAACGAAAGCCAGGTGCTGCGCCTGCTGCGCGAAGAAGAACAGCGCGCTGCCACGGCGGCCACCCAGGGCTTCACGCTCGGCCCCGAGGTGATCTTCGCCGCACGCAAGGAAGTCAGCGCGGTCAAGGTGTCCCCCGCCATCGACCGCTACCTGATCGACCTGATCAACGCCACCCGCCATCCCGCCGACTACGACGCCGACCTGGCGCGCTGGATCAGCCTCGGCGCCAGCCCGCGTGGCGGCATTGGCCTGGACCGCGCCGCCCGTGCCGATGCCTGGCTGCAAGGCCAAACCTTCGTCACCCCGGACAACGTGCGCACGGTGGCGCATCCGGTACTGCGTCATCGCCTGCAATTGAGCTACGACGCGGTGGCAGAGGGTGTCAGCGCCGACCAGGTGCTGGACCGTCTGCTGGCCAAAGTGGCGATCCCGGCATGA